The genomic DNA TGCTTTTCATATATATAAGCTGCTCCATTGAATATAGGCAACACCAACCACATACACAATACCAGCTTCATGTACGGCCACAATGGGACCctgttttttttcatttttattatataaattataacacATGATTCAACCATAATAGCTTGGATGATGGAATAATGGTTTACTACTTACCAAGCCAGGATTCTCCAAAATGAAAGCTCAAATAGGGTAATGAAGGAATATATAATCCAATAGGTTAACCATTGTTGGTCATCTACCATTGATGGACTTTCTATTGCTCGGATCGAGGCATATCTGTTCGTCCGTACACATTGTTcagagttaattttttttttataaatcaagactaaattgacataatttataaatgttaAGAATTAAAGTTATCATTATTAAGGGTAAAGCTAagaattttctttaaaaagacCGAGATAATGTTATAAAATTTGGGAAGGGACAAATCTAAAAATCTTATATAAAAGtgtttataatttcttttaaaaaatcaattgaattttttaattttaagaaagGGCTAAAAAGCAATTTTTTTTAGCTTTTATGCTAAATTTAAAGGCTAGCAGTGAAAAAAAACACAATTGAATAGttgaataattattatttaacttttcataattatatgataaaaaatttactaataattgagtgactactagcataatttactttttttaatatttatatttaaaagaagttgaacctaattatttttgaaaatattgacAATTGCTTTACTTACAATGGATAAAGAAGCATCACTCCAGGCCTGTGTCACAGAGAAAACAAAATGATTAGACCTTTAATAATCCAGgttctaaaaattattttcattttattttatataaaattatgttaaatatattattatttgttacAAATAATCATTGTATTATATCATAATATCCTAAATTAAAATTGTTCACAGGCCGATTTAAGTTCAATCAGATTTAAGCATGATACTAATACACTCTATGTTTGTCCAAAATCGGCATTGGGGTTGAAACATTAAAAAAAAGagaatagaaaagaaagaaaatacccGATGATTGCATCTAGACGTTTGGCAATTACTGTAAGAACACCCATATGAGCAGAAAGGTTTGAAGGCAAAGAAGAAAATTGAGTGATAGAATGAAGGAATGAAAGTATTGCAGCATTACTTAAAGCTTTGTGGGGGGTTTGATGATGAAAGTAAAGAATATGTCTTTTCTCTCATAACAAGAAAACACAAGTTTAATTCCAACACCTTTATTCAAAAAGGTGGAATATATGCCTTTCTTTCCCCTTTTCCTCAACATTAACACTAATTTTGTACAAATTCTTAACTTTTCTTGGAATCtggaaaattaaattttttatggaGATACTTGTGTTAAAAGatattttgtattttgtattttgtatttttattaaaaaaaatcggAAAAATTTGTTTTTTAGACCAAAGAGCAAACCggtcattttgttaaaaattctatcaatttctattgttaaaaatcaATCTTTATACGCTAGAATGAGGTACATGTGGCACGTCATGTTAAACTGTCTGGCTATTCCATCAACCATACCAGTTTTTACCAGTAGAAATAAATGCAAATTTTAATAGAAAGGACTCGCTTGCTCTTTAAGTTAACGTCCAGGGTTTGACTTCTAGTATAGAGACGTCTATGGTACTTTTACCTAAAATAAACAAGCTCCAATCGAATGAGTAATCCCCATTTTACCCTTTTCACTTAGACTTATGCATGGTTCGAAGGCCCGTCCAAAAAgtaggagggtttgggcaaaaaaataaAGTCCATTTAAAAAACGGGTTAGGCATCGAGTAAGGCTTTTTTGGCCCGAGCTTAGTCTAAATttgtaaaaagaaaacaaaattatgttgttttcttgttgttttcccACTATTTTGCTATTGtctttttttttggttattttctCTCTGTTTTGTTGTCATTTAATTACttttttgctactattttgttttattgtctaaatattgtataattcttattttattgttaattttgctactattttaagacatttgcttgttaagttgcacctatcttagtgttatttaaatataaagtttttaaaatttattttaatttattgagaaatatttattttaatgtttttagtgtatttaatgtattatactttaaaacaaattataaaaaatttaatactgGTGAGTCGGACCGGGCTTGAGTTTTACCATTTTTATTCACAAacaaatttagaattaattcaactTGGGTCCAGCTTAATGCATTATTCTTCCAATGAATACATTTATATCTTTATCCGTAGAGTCAACTGCTCAGTAGCCAAGGCTAGCCCATCTTCTCAATTGGAATTGTAAACGACATAATAATCATTCTAAATATTTGAATGCTCACTTTAATCCTTTTAAGGAATTAtttactgaagtaagttgtctttttcACAATATAACTATTCTTGcagtgccacttatcatcagtttgaacttagacaattaaTGAGCTAATTTTATTTCCCCTCAAGGAGTAATTTtgaaacaaacccttttatttggGCGAGAGTGATATAAATATTGAAAAGTCATTTAGAAAACATGTTAGAGTTGGTGtagcataatttttttttaaaaaaatgtacTTTTAttatgatatctaaagtaataaatctAATTAAATAAATGCATTTGATCGAGGCTATAGGAAAATTTTCTTGTCACAAGAGCCTCTAGGAAGGTGCTCGATCTTTTTGATTAACCAAAATTGAAGTTGGAGTGCTTTAAGCTTGGAACCAATCAATCTTCTTTGTTATCTTCAAACTCATTATTACTTACAGAGTGAAAGAACTAAACACAAAACAAAAGTCGAGATTCCACTAGGAAGAGCTTTATGCAAACCTCTATGTGATCTGAAACCAAAATTTAAACTTCTAGATTGGAATTATAATTGATGGATGATTACAATTATAATTTCTCCCAATCTAGAACCCCAAATTGAGAAAATTAGAATTTATTTGAGTAcaagaaaagttactctaataaaaattcactaattttttGCTGAATTTCCTTTAGTATTTTCTATTATATGATTTTTGGCTAAGATTGGGTAAATATAGAAGAAAATATACAAAAGTTTAAATTTTCATTTGTtttcttaattaattaaataagaggAGTTTTAGTCCGAGTAAAAATTTTAGAGGGCACCAAATTGGTAGCGTACATAGGATAATATTCCCATTATCGTAGCATGTTGTACCTTGTTTAGGCCGATTGGGTCAAGTCGAATCCGATCTAATTTTTCAAGCTTACCTTTCttgatttaaaataataaaaaatcaaatcaaaatatttaattaactaaGCAATTAACTATTTctccaaaaattaattattaaaaataattaattactttGATTAATTAATTCTACTTAAATAATATACACAACCAATTATGACaactttattatattaaaatttatgcataaattatttaattatttgaatgaaattaaaCTATAATGACTACATAATTTAATTTTCTCtttgaatttaattatttaatcttAAGACATGTCATGTCATACATAAGTCGTACCCAACATACCAACTTTCGACACATTATCTTAAGAGCAAAGGTTTTCAATATATCAAAGTACATGAGTCATTCACACATGTTTATTCACTTAGCATTTGGGTTAGTTACGCCATGAACATCACAAGTAAATTACTCCATAAATAAATTTAGGATAAATTCAACTTAGATCATGTCCTATAAATTGTCAATCTTTACAATCACATCCATGTCTCCATTTCTAAGATCAATccatgtgacagtcctaattggaccccagtcgggaagtggtttcgggacaactAAACCGAGTTGTGAAAATAATTGAATGATTAATTTTGTGCTTAATTTGTGTGAAAATGCATATGTGAATTTGTGGTGCTTTGATTTTTGCCAATTAAGGTGAATTTTATTGAAAGGGACTTGTGTGAAAAATTTAAGAAATGTGCTAGGTATTTATGTGATGGCTTATTACTATGGTTTAAAAAGCTTAAGGATGTGCATGTCAAATTGTCATTttttttatagtggccggccatgtggttgagtaattgaaaaagtataaattttatatgtatttatatatataaatgtattataatatgtaataacaattttatattataatgaaataagtaagtgggtgaaaagaacaaggttGATAACTTTTGTTCTTCATTGCCGAAAGGGGAGGGGGGATAGGAGAGACCAAACTTTCGGCTATGTTAGCATCAAAATTAAGGTATGTTTCATGTGCTATCTTCAAagtcttgtgaaaatctagttaatCACATCACATAGTTTCCTACATAGCCCATGTTAAAAACTTTAGTTTTGGTTGGGGATATAGCATTCGGCCATTTACCTAAGTTTTTGCTACATTATTGATAGTTGAATGTTAGTTTTAAAGAATGAATAATTGTGATTGTAATGGAGTTTCATGTTGCTTAGGTGGTGAATTAagcatatatgtgcattagatgctaagtaGGAAATCGACTAATGTGTTGGGTGTACTATGGCAGATTGTGACttggataaaatttagtaatgtatgtgctttaaatgtgttatgaactattataagttaaattaagttgaagcttggtaaaattgaataattgtggtttAATTTCTTAATGGCAATTGGttattatggtgaaatgcaaatgttaatatttagttaCTAGTGTTTATATGTGTGCTAGCCGGATTTGAACTTGAATGATGATTTGAGCacaatgtgttgtattgatattatgcttaagtgaaattatagatatatatgatgaaattgattggtgatatacatgtttgaataatatgtatgcaaagaatgtgtgaaagagtgaattggtaataatctgtttgggatagcagcagtaaagtgattttggaaaatcaccataaattgtgggagttgagttagaagctgaataaattatgtaattaaatcttaatgagtccagtttcttataaaagaaactatataagcaaaagaatttccaataatAAGGcttttgaagtgatgtgggacacggtcaaaatgacttctagatccccttttctgtttttataaaatcattataaattgtacaaaaatggttataagatgaagtttatatgcttagactccttaatgagtctagtttcaaatgaaataaacgagaacatattttgaattctgtacaatgagaattttgatttgtagtgaagagtggttagattagtcagacagtgaaacaagggaaactttaagaaaaatctggtattgatttgccaaaccaaaaattcttaaatattttatggataaaatatatatgagtctattttcaaggaaaattaacggcacttgatttgaagtttcatagctccagttataaatgatttagtgactgttgctcaggaagacagtttgcagtgaaattatgattatatggtaaacattgacaaaaaattcgttaatgagttgcttattgatttcttataagcttactatgatcagtaagtgtgaaagtcgaatatatatattatatttataaagtgatgcttgaatagtcgaataatgactagtttaaaatctttgaatttaagctcaagagcatagagggacaaattcggataagggaaaagagaaagtaatcgaatagccgttgtaatcattcggtaacattcgaggtaagttcttaagtgtttaagcttgattcctttttatatgcctaagagttaaattaatatggcaaagagaatgtaaattttatttagttaatgtgccgaatatatAATGACTTAAGGCTATaacccgattatggctattatgcttaagttgaattggatttggaaatttgatgcactaaatgagtgttacaatgagtaaactatgtcgtatatgtgttggtagagatatcaagatttgtgattattaaatatctaaaggaaaccatgatgtgtataaaattattattattagtcctttgtggtagccaaatatggcttggcactaaagtgattaaatgtgaacttcgatgaggtaaactattaaaagtgtggtgctttaAGACTAtaggctaatacgatatgtggattcgttccgtaaagtaaattattcaggtacgaataacctaattaagtatatgtgaattaaatgaatttgatgattgatgtgaatcgaacatataagaaatggtttcatgtttatgttcaactatgagaccttgtgttaaatcgacaatcgatttcgttcaatacattaagttggtcaggtatgcgatatgtacttatgcatgttaaatcgattggaattgaatcatgaatgtgaattgagaagcataggtaaaaatgcctatgtcatatatgtgagtaagggtaaaaccatcgtaaattatcgataaggatgggctatgtgcggaaccaacttataattgctaatttgaaaggttgtgtgcgaatcggtgagcaatatgtatatattaggtgaattgtgaccttttggttctacttgaattaagttgtgcgataaataatttatgtatatgacttatagtcgaatggtcactatgggttaagtttgaatggtgaaatggatatgtaatatttatgtatgacttttgaaccgaaatgtaaatgatggtgttcatatggagcttatatccgaatgtagcaaatgactattaatatgatatgttgaatgagatgtgttaatatatgattaaatatgcataatatttgatgtgtatccgatgtgtatccgggcttaaagacccgcaggctatatgctggaattatatccgggttaaatcctgcaAGCTTCGTGCtagtaatatatccgggttaatctcgcaagcttcgtgctggtattatatccggtttaaatcccgcaggcctagtgctggtattatatctgagtttaaagtcctgtaggcttcgtgctggtgttatgtttgggttttatacctcgcaggccaagtgttagtgaatttgataaagtatatgactacgagatcctatgctaagatgataagttgaactcgtattacacattaagtgattcaggtatgtgatatatatatattatatgtgagattgatctgacggaaattaagaatgtgtaatgagaagcatatgaaaagatgttgtaaattcatatgtatatttgtatatgtgtgcattcagttattatgcaaagttacaagatagttttcgatatgctatttaactatgaatgttgaaagtaagtgtgggtaagaaatgatacactagtgaaatttgaaagaattaaagttaatccggaagcttgcaaatactatgtttatatgagtttgagtataaacggagtaaaatgatatgtgtttgtgcataatcagCCAAATAGTgttgtactcagaaagtgttatgtgatttcgaacatttggtttgtttttaagttcaactgtttaaattgcttaagacttactaagcttatgaaagcttactttgaatgttatgtttctctgtttatttttgtagatcgttgactcttactattagctctgggatcatcagcacttcgtcacactatctactattgtagtaatcatgtgatttggacttagcttatggcatgtataggatagactataaatagaatgatattttgactattgtatataagccatgcgaatatggcatcttatggaagtttacttttataagttttaaattcgatctttgtttgtatctattagttatataaataaatgatcttttatttaagaaaaggttcaaagttttactgttctgatccgattcctaatttctAGTAATGTCTCGTccgattccggcgacggttacgggataggggtgttacaatccagcTCCAATAACTAAGACATCCCTCAAATTGAATTTATAAACAGCATAATAGTCATGTGTCATTTGCCATTGCAAGCAAATGCCGTTGAGGACAACCgtataaagaacattaaataaTCATGcactatttttttttattcaatcCATTCAAAAAACTAGAAGTTGATTATGATGAAATTGCTATACTAGGTGCACTAATCCTAACAATCTTCCATTTGCCATAGTGAATTAAATGAGTCATATTTTGCATCTCCATACCCTTAATATGTTTCTCCAGAACTTTTAGCCACTAGAGAAAAatacatatttctcacccaagttAGAGATTTAGAGTATCAATTCACTGAACTCCCGGACATACTCTCAAACAATTCCTTGTTACGTAAGCCATTGCAACTTGACATGAGGCTCATCCTTGAACTTAGTTTGGAACTCCACCCATATCTCGATATTGGTGCCACCACGCTTTTCATTTATGCACCTATGGTAGTACCACAAAAAAACGATATTAGGAAAATACATAGAAGCAACATTTACTTTAGCATCATCAATCTTAATATCCACAGTACGAAAGTATTATTCCATTCCCAAAAGAAAATTATTCACATCTCTTGTGGACCACCTAATCCTCTTGAACTCTTTCGACGTAAGGACATCAATATTGTGTTTGGTGTCATGACTAACATCTCGTTACCCACAACTGCTTTACATAGAATGTGCTTTCCTTTGAGCTCTTCCATCTCTTTCTTCAAAGCCTGTACCACAACTTGAGAGCATTATTTTGCTAGGTCAGCGTGGCCACAATGGAATTGAAATCCCC from Gossypium arboreum isolate Shixiya-1 chromosome 9, ASM2569848v2, whole genome shotgun sequence includes the following:
- the LOC108456371 gene encoding HVA22-like protein f; amino-acid sequence: MGVLTVIAKRLDAIIGPGVMLLYPLYASIRAIESPSMVDDQQWLTYWIIYSFITLFELSFWRILAWVPLWPYMKLVLCMWLVLPIFNGAAYIYEKHIRKYIKFGGFVGSNYSEDQKKILQMISLDARKYVAEYVDKHGWPAFERIIKAAEKEAKKP